The genome window CAGGCAGTGGTCTGAGGGCCACTCCACATCCATCCTTTGTGTTGGGGCGTCTGACGGCCCTGAGGGTCTCATCGCTTCAGGCTCTGAGGGTGGAGAGGTCACGGTGTGGAGCCAAGAGGGAACCATCTTAGGCCGTCTCACTCTCCCTGGTGAAGAGGACAGCacaagtgttgtgttttcacctGCAGCTCCGGGCCAACTGTATGTGTCACACGGAGACACAGTGAGCGTGCTCGACCCCCGAAACCTGAAGGGCCCTGTGGAGGAGTTTCAGGgtgcaggggaggaggagatcAATGCTTTGGCACTAAACGACACGGGTTCAGCCCTGGCAGTGGCTGATGACTCCGGGGCAGTCCGGGTGCTGGAGCTTCCTGGGGGAAAAGTGTGCAGGACTCTTCGTAGACACACTAACATCTGCTCCTCTGTGGCTTTTCGGCCTCACAGGCCCAATAACCTGGTGTCTGCTGGACTAGACATGCAGGtaagggagaggagaagagagtgtCACCATTTGTATTTACGTCATGTCACCCACTTTTGTACCAAGACTACATTTGACGTTTCTttcacctttttctttttttgcttcagGTGATGTTGTGGGGTCTGCAGAAGACACGCCCTCTTTGGACCCTCAACCTCCAGGATgtagcagaggaagaagatgaccATGAGCAGCGTCCTGGTCAGCTTTTCAACCCGCCATTGGTCCACTGTGTTTCTGTGGCGAGTTGTGGAAACATTTTGGGTTGTGCAGCCGAGGACGGGCGGGTGCATCTGATGCGGATCGGCAGCGGCTCTAAACTGGAACAGCAGGGAGCAGTCAAGGCTCACAGTCAGGGGGCCTCACAAGCCCACTTTGTTAGTTTCCTTTCCCACCCTTACTGGCTGGTCACTGGGGGGAATGACGGCCAGGTCGCCCTGTGGGACCTCAGTAAACACCCAGTGGTGAATCCGGAGGCAAAGGCCAAACCTCAGGTGACAACAGCCCCTCACAGGAAGGGGAAGAGCAAGGCAAAGAGGAAAGAACAATCCCAGGATAAAGCAAAGACCCCACCGAAGGCAGAAGCAGGGAAAGAAGATGATGAAGTGGCAGCAGGTACAGAGGAGGTGGCGGAGGAGAAGTCTGGTCCCAAACTGAGCATCAGTCATGGGGACAAGGTGAACTGGTTGTGCCCTGCTGTGCTGAAAGGAGAAGCCAGTGTGGTAGTCGCAGATCAGAGCTCCAGTCTGACGGTCTACCCTCTGTCTCAACTATAGATTCACGCACTTTACATGTTCTTTAATCTTTTGTTTTGGTCATAGCAGTACACTATGTCGACTTGACTTGTTTTAAGTTTACATGAAACACTCCTGTGTTTGATGCTGTTAGAACTGGTAGCATCATTATTTGAACCTCTGGTCTATTGGCTTCATATTGTGACAGTAGGgtctttctctcctttattAAAGTCTGACCTGTGGACAGAAACTAAACATAACTGGTGTTTCAAGAAAGTATTGAACAGTGCAGAGGAAGGTAGATTTTTACAGAAGcagaaaaacattacaaaaatcagaGTTTTCACACAATATTCAACAAACTAAATGTGTAACTGTTTTTCCATGTCTCATCTAATTCTAGCTCTTCTCATTGTAGCTAATttggtgttttgtgtgtgtgttataaaaatgtcatcctttgaaatatattttgataCGTGTGCATTTTGTggattctaaaaaaaaaaacaaaaaaaaactaccacATTAGCACATTATGTTGAACTGAGTCTGCAGTGCTTTTATAGAGTAAAAACACACCTCAATCTAAACCAGGagccagacagaaagacaaagcacagagcaaaCTGAAAGCTGTTCCCAAGATGTGACATTTCAAACACACTGCTCTTTCTGACATTAGCTttcaagacatttgaaaacacacaacacacagccacactTCTAAGTTGCTTGGGGCTCTGTGGTGACTATCCTCTGGAGAACAGtggtcttgtttttaaaatcaatataaaGCAGCATCTTGTGAAGTGACACCATGAACTACAGTATATGATGTACAATGACAATATTTATCTGTACATGTAAATGATTAAATCATGTTTGCCGCTTATTAATCATTACAGGCTGAATCTGTTACAAACTGTTCAACACCAGACAGACTGTATCTAATGCTAAAATCTAAGAAACTGTGCTGTTCCTATTAATCTGTGGACTTGATTTGCATCACCATCAAGCAAACAAAATCTCAATACATTCATTGCAAATGTCATTCTTTTGCAAACAAGCAAAACACTTTTCTATAAGAATACCGGGAAAAAAGGCACATGGCTGACTGTCCAAgttaatgaataaatgcaatctacacctgtctgtcttcacaAGGTGTCTTATAAATTAGACTAGCTGagacaagtttaaaaaaagaaaaagtgtgacGGCTTATAATAACTTTTGATTGAATTGAAATTATAAACAGCAAATGTTGTAATTTACCAAAATTCTTTAAACTATATATTACCTAAACAAGCCAAATAAAATGCTTTAGGGTGGACGTTCACAGTAAGATTTACACTGAATAAACACATGATCATTTCTCAGCATTGCAGCGCGACCTGACAACCTGCTACATCAGTTTCCGTTACATaactttcagtttttttttttttttttgattgaatGTGTCTCAAAAGTATTTCCAcctttaatgtcattttaagtTTTACATTGACAGCACAGATAGGACCATGTTTGACTGGTTACTCCTGTCAAATAAATCCTCCACTGAGACGCAATTGTCATCCCTCCTTTGAATACTGAGGTGATAGCGGACGTTGATCCGAGGTCTGTGTCTTTGAGGCTAATTCTGCACTGAGGATGTTGAGTTGCTGATTTTACAGTTTAGCCAGGCTCTTCTCCAAGCTCTCGATGTCTGCATCCCCCTCTTCCCCCTTGCTCCCGCGGGCGCTGCACTCCAGGAACTCCACCTTCATGGGCAGCTGGCTGAACTCAAAGTCCTTGCCTTTTTTCCCCAGATACACACTTCCGCCCACAGAGCCGTCCTGAGAGCTCAGGGCTGCAGAGCGCGTCACTCGCAAGGTGTTCCTAAGAGAAACAAGAGACCAGGTTGAGGCATAAtggtggttcgatccccggctcaagtgtccttgagcaagacaccgAATCCCAATTGCTTTCaaccagcaccttgcatggcctCCATTGGTGGGTGCATGGGTGAATGAAAAAAGGCGCTATaaaaatgcagtccatttaccaaacCAAAGATGACAATCAAAGCCTAAACACTCCACTTAAAGACACCAACATAATGTAAAGAAAACAGTACAACTcttcaaaatataaattaacatCACTTATATCTTTTAACCTTTAGGTCATTGCTGTGTATTTTACACTTATGAAGAGAATCTTACTATGATAATTGGACTCCTTTTTGCTTCGGGACGACTACCAACACATTGATTTAATGCATGTATGAGGAACATTACATTAGTGACGTAACAgttgacaaacaaacaagaggAAATTATAATAGGGAACTTGAGGTATGTACCGAAAGTAAAGATGAAATCTGAATCAGACacagcaaaaatgcaaaacaacccaaatatacagaaaatataacCTTACAATTCCTtttccagctgctgctgaatcAGTTTAGCTGATTTTGCCATGGTGATATCTGTAAAATAAAGACACCAGTAAATAACGGTGTTATTTAACAAATAGGCAACTTTAGGTGTAGGCTGAAAATGAAGAACAAGAGGTAAAGTGTAGATAATTTGGTAATTTTCACAGCAAAAAAGGTTTGTTGAACCTTGTTTGTTGCATGCCACCAGGAGAGCTGGAGCATTCCTGGAGATCACAGTGTCCGTCAACAAGTTGTACAAGAACTCCGCCACGTCTCTCACTTCCTTCTGGAAGATAGCGCCGTCCACTACAAACACAATCGCTCTGAAGAGATGAGAGATAGAGAGTGTTGATGAGAAACGTGATCggaaagacaaaaatacatacacatcaATCAAGTCATTCAAAACTTTACCTCACTAATAGACAGAAAGTAATGTACATCTGTTACTCAGACAGGTTGTTCTGTTCTCACCTGGCTGCAGATTTGAACTTCTCCAGGTACTGAGGGCGAAGACTGTCATGTCCTGGAAGGTCTATCAGAGTCCAGGTGCTGCCCTGAGtacaggagggagaggggacaACTGTAAACCATGCTCATCATGAGAGGATGATAACTGATAATAAACTTAACTTACCCTGTCGTTTTTGGCTTTGTATGGAGCACTGTTGTCAGTGATGGAGGTCTGTGTCCGCTTGAACTTTCCTGACAACAGCTGCCAAAGCACCAACAAATGCACAGTCACTTATAAAACAGATTAACCATGCAGCAGCCTCCCATCAGCTGAGCATCCTATGTCCGACAACGTGGCGATGGACAAACACGTTTTGGTTACAATCAACTCACCCGGCTGAAAAGAAGGGTTTTCCCAGAGTCACACAGTCCGACCAGCAGCACAGCACTTCTGACGGTTTTACTGGAGAGAAAGTActtcagaaacactgaaaagagAAAGCAGGGAGCGACTCAATAGCCCCGTTGTCTGTTGACTAAAGACACTCAGTAAATTTGAATGACTTCCGTGGGAATGCTAATAAACTGTGCAACTGACAGCTGTTGACGTTTGCTTTAGCTTAGCAGTTAGCTTCCTAGTTAGCTTGCTAAATCAGCTAATGGTTTAAAAGCACACATTCTGTTATAAAATGAACATTAGAGATTAAAACGCTGAATGTCCTGCTGACAAAACCGCTTTCCAACAACCCGACACTTTATTGCCAACTATGTTAAACGACGTTAGGCCTAGCCtgctaagctaatgttagcatgctaacttgaGCACTAACGGTAACGGTATCTTCTTACCACAGGTGATGACAACGACCGCCAAAGCCACGATAACTCCGATCAGAAAAACAGGGTCTTGGTCTTCCAGCTGCTGACGCAGAAATTCAATGTAAGGTTCAAATGGGTTTTCTGCCATTTCCACGTCTGCTTTTTCTCCCACGTTGCCACCGGTGCTGTCTGCCTCCATCTGTCCGCTCACGCTAATCTGAGAGTGGGACACGTCTCCTCCCTTCTGCAGGCTGTACGGAGCCTGAAGTgtcagcagggggcgctgcagACCCGGACATTTCAGCTGAGTACTACGGTGGGACCAGTCAGTGGGTGCCCATGACtaataaatccatatttttACTTTCAAAGTCAAAACTGTTAGGTAATCAATCGAATAAATGTGGCTTACTAAGTCAAAATGATGAGATAATTAGTCAAAATTTTGACTTTAGTCGAAATTATGAGATAGCAAGTCAAAATGATTGTCATAATTTAATATCATTTGACTTGccgttgttgttttcttttattcctttttacttgtaatcttttttttttcctggcaaaaatgggcttccatattTATAAACTCATATCTAGCTAAttgcaaaaaaaattaaaaagaaatcagaCATTGGTCTCTAAAATCTTTGTTGGCTACTTTATCAGAGGTTTATAGATTATATATAAATTCAGATAAAGAAAAACCCCAATGGTTCAGTTTTTGGGTGATCAACGTTTCCTTAAAGGCATTAAATGTGGTGCTGTTATATAATAATTTAGTATATCTGTAGGCAAGTTGGCAAAAGAGTCCCAGATGTTCGTCTCCAAAAGTAATACATGACAAAGTGTTGAAAACGACCACATTTATTATCATTCCTTCAGATTATTGTAAGATCATAATGTCATCGCTCATATCTGTCTTTGTTACCCCTTGATTTAGCCTATGTAGGCTTAAAGGATGGGCTTAAAATAAGCCCCTGTCGGGTATTGCTCATTACATAATCAGTATGGGAATAGAGA of Siniperca chuatsi isolate FFG_IHB_CAS linkage group LG7, ASM2008510v1, whole genome shotgun sequence contains these proteins:
- the wdr53 gene encoding WD repeat-containing protein 53 yields the protein MARQWSEGHSTSILCVGASDGPEGLIASGSEGGEVTVWSQEGTILGRLTLPGEEDSTSVVFSPAAPGQLYVSHGDTVSVLDPRNLKGPVEEFQGAGEEEINALALNDTGSALAVADDSGAVRVLELPGGKVCRTLRRHTNICSSVAFRPHRPNNLVSAGLDMQVMLWGLQKTRPLWTLNLQDVAEEEDDHEQRPGQLFNPPLVHCVSVASCGNILGCAAEDGRVHLMRIGSGSKLEQQGAVKAHSQGASQAHFVSFLSHPYWLVTGGNDGQVALWDLSKHPVVNPEAKAKPQVTTAPHRKGKSKAKRKEQSQDKAKTPPKAEAGKEDDEVAAGTEEVAEEKSGPKLSISHGDKVNWLCPAVLKGEASVVVADQSSSLTVYPLSQL
- the srprb gene encoding signal recognition particle receptor subunit beta, which codes for MEADSTGGNVGEKADVEMAENPFEPYIEFLRQQLEDQDPVFLIGVIVALAVVVITCVFLKYFLSSKTVRSAVLLVGLCDSGKTLLFSRLLSGKFKRTQTSITDNSAPYKAKNDRGSTWTLIDLPGHDSLRPQYLEKFKSAARAIVFVVDGAIFQKEVRDVAEFLYNLLTDTVISRNAPALLVACNKQDITMAKSAKLIQQQLEKELNTLRVTRSAALSSQDGSVGGSVYLGKKGKDFEFSQLPMKVEFLECSARGSKGEEGDADIESLEKSLAKL